Proteins from one Cyprinus carpio isolate SPL01 chromosome B15, ASM1834038v1, whole genome shotgun sequence genomic window:
- the LOC109092844 gene encoding ephexin-1 isoform X2, with translation MVMTALFRMKWGHKPQVVQTKPVPHLPSEDDDDDDDETLSTRAPIRRNSRFYRSMRKKKLSSSSEQQESPTSSPKPAVDPASYNRLSPSAANRLPPSPRTHHPPSRSGISLPSNGITVLGGVRSRSPLATPGGWPCRQEMEELSERTTSACTMQDNDIHTTADPDNITLRLVRNGDSPQKMAVENNCRNLNIVKSVDVLYQEYRDTSKQQEIEQRRQRDGLPTAGSGVTAVPALQLQLRNSMHSLSLWQNLEAVKDSGLLKTLEAKEIILQEAMFELVTSEASYYKSLELLETHFLRNPVLVNTLSQSDMHFLFSNIEDIMKASERFLMDLEHRIEESILISDVCDIVYCHAVKHFQVFISYVINQAYQEKNYRRILQENTLFRENISILENQPKVKGLSFTSFLILPFQRITRLKLLVQNILKKVEENSKREKTAILAHQELERIVKECNEGVRKMSRTEELISIEKTLEFKSKSVPVISHSRWLLKKGEVQQMSGPKSTRTMRSRKLYHPIYLFLFNNLLLITKRSSSGEKYQVLDSCSRSMLRTEDLEDQGQMLACVFVLKLLENQEDREVSYMLKTESISEKMRWIYALTPNRRTRFLSTSTHQPDSPQVQCIQSYSSQEPDELSVEMADVLHILECTDDGWMLGERLHDGERGWFPIRVVERIMNAEVRAQNLKECQRIQQVQEGAQGARAASRGRRPAKSPQYTPTWTDL, from the exons ATGGTGATGACAGCCCTGTTCCGAATGAAGTGGGGACATAAACCTCAAGTGGTCCAGACCAAACCTGTGCCCCATCTGCCCAGCGAGGATGATGACGATGACGACGACGAGACGTTGTCCACGAGAGCTCCAATACGCAGGAATTCACGGTTTTACCGTTCAATGAGAAAGAAAAAGTTGTCTTCGTCTTCAGAACAACAAGAAA GCCCCACCTCCTCTCCTAAACCAGCAGTGGACCCTGCCTCCTACAATAGACTCAGCCCCTCTGCAGCGAATCGACTTCCACCCTCTCCCAGAACGCATCA CCCGCCTTCTCGTTCTGGAATCTCGTTGCCGAGCAACGGGATTACTGTGCTGGGAGGAGTTCGCTCTCGGTCTCCGTTAGCGACGCCGGGAGGTTGGCCGTGTAGACAAGAAATGGAAGAGCTGAGTGAACGGACGACAAGTGCCTGCACCATGCAGGACAATGATATTCACACCACTGCAGACCCGGACAACATCACACTCCG actGGTGAGGAATGGTGACAGTCCGCAGAAGATGGCAGTAGAGAATAACTGCCGCAATCTCAACATTGTGAAGAGTGTCG ATGTTTTGTATCAAGAGTACCGCGACACCTCTAAGCAGCAGGAGATCGAGCAGCGTCGACAGAGAGATGGGCTTCCGACTGCAGGGTCAGGGGTCACGGCTGTGCCCGCTTTGCAGCTGCAGCTGAGGAACAGCATGCATTCATTGAGCCTCTGGCAAAACCTGGAGGCTGTGAAAGACAGTGGACTACTGAAGACACTAGAGGCAAAGGAGATCATACTGCAGGAG GCCATGTTTGAACTGGTGACCTCTGAGGCGTCATACTACAAAAGCCTGGAGCTGCTGGAAACCCACTTTCTACGAAACCCTGTGCTTGTCAACACCTTGAGTCAGTCTGACATGCACTTCCTGTTCTCCAACATTGAGGACATCATGAAGGCAAGCGAGAG GTTCCTCATGGATCTGGAGCACAGGATCGAAGAGTCCATCCTGATCTCAGACGTGTGCGACATCGTTTATTGTCACGCTGTTAAACACTTCCAAGTCTTCATCAGCTATGTTATCAACCAGGCGTACCAGGAGAAGAACTACCGACGGATACT acaAGAAAATACTCTTTTCCGAGAGAATATATCCATTTTGGAGAATCAGCCGAAAGTGAAGGGCCTCTCGTTTACCTCCTTCCTCATCCTCCCTTTCCAGCGAATCACGCGACTCAAACTACTTGTTCAG AATATTCTGAAGAAGGTGGAGGAAAATTCCAAGAGAGAAAAGACTGCAATATTAGCTCATCAGGAGTTGGAaagg ATTGTGAAGGAGTGCAATGAAGGAGTGAGGAAGATGAGTCGCACTGAGGAGCTGATCAGCATCGAGAAAACACTTGAATTCAAGTCGAAG TCAGTGCCGGTGATTTCTCACTCTCGCTGGCTCCTGAAGAAGGGAGAGGTGCAGCAGATGTCTGGGCCCAAGAGCACCAGGACCATGCGCAGCCGCAAGCTCTACCACCCCATATACCTGTTCCTGTTCAATAACCTGCTGCTCATCACCAAACGCAGCTCCAG TGGAGAGAAGTACCAGGTTCTGGACTCCTGCAGTCGCTCCATGCTGAGGACTGAAGACCTGGAGGATCAGGGTCAGATGCTggcctgtgtgtttgtgctgaaacTGCTGGAGAACCAGGAGGACAGAGAAGTCAGCTACATGCTCAAGACTGAAAGCAT AAGTGAAAAAATGCGCTGGATATACGCTTTGACTCCAAACCGCCGTACGAGATTCCTCTCGACCAGCACTCACCAACCAG ATTCTCCACAGGTTCAGTGTATCCAGTCGTactcctctcaggaacctgacGAGCTCTCTGTAGAAATGGCTGATGTGCTGCACATTCTGGAGTGCACCGATGATG GCTGGATGTTGGGTGAAAGGTTGCATGATGGCGAGCGAGGCTGGTTTCCCATCCGTGTGGTGGAGAGGATCATGAACGCAGAAGTTCGGGCTCAGAACCTTAAAGAGTGTCAGCGGATCCAACAGGTTCAGGAAGGAGCACAGGGGGCCAGAGCTGCCTCCAGGGGGCGCCGCCCAGCCAAAAGCCCCCAATACACTCCCACCTGGACTGATTTGTAG
- the LOC109092844 gene encoding ephexin-1 isoform X4: MEELSERTTSACTMQDNDIHTTADPDNITLRLVRNGDSPQKMAVENNCRNLNIVKSVDVLYQEYRDTSKQQEIEQRRQRDGLPTAGSGVTAVPALQLQLRNSMHSLSLWQNLEAVKDSGLLKTLEAKEIILQEAMFELVTSEASYYKSLELLETHFLRNPVLVNTLSQSDMHFLFSNIEDIMKASERFLMDLEHRIEESILISDVCDIVYCHAVKHFQVFISYVINQAYQEKNYRRILQENTLFRENISILENQPKVKGLSFTSFLILPFQRITRLKLLVQNILKKVEENSKREKTAILAHQELERIVKECNEGVRKMSRTEELISIEKTLEFKSKSVPVISHSRWLLKKGEVQQMSGPKSTRTMRSRKLYHPIYLFLFNNLLLITKRSSSGEKYQVLDSCSRSMLRTEDLEDQGQMLACVFVLKLLENQEDREVSYMLKTESISEKMRWIYALTPNRRTRFLSTSTHQPDSPQVQCIQSYSSQEPDELSVEMADVLHILECTDDGWMLGERLHDGERGWFPIRVVERIMNAEVRAQNLKECQRIQQVQEGAQGARAASRGRRPAKSPQYTPTWTDL; the protein is encoded by the exons ATGGAAGAGCTGAGTGAACGGACGACAAGTGCCTGCACCATGCAGGACAATGATATTCACACCACTGCAGACCCGGACAACATCACACTCCG actGGTGAGGAATGGTGACAGTCCGCAGAAGATGGCAGTAGAGAATAACTGCCGCAATCTCAACATTGTGAAGAGTGTCG ATGTTTTGTATCAAGAGTACCGCGACACCTCTAAGCAGCAGGAGATCGAGCAGCGTCGACAGAGAGATGGGCTTCCGACTGCAGGGTCAGGGGTCACGGCTGTGCCCGCTTTGCAGCTGCAGCTGAGGAACAGCATGCATTCATTGAGCCTCTGGCAAAACCTGGAGGCTGTGAAAGACAGTGGACTACTGAAGACACTAGAGGCAAAGGAGATCATACTGCAGGAG GCCATGTTTGAACTGGTGACCTCTGAGGCGTCATACTACAAAAGCCTGGAGCTGCTGGAAACCCACTTTCTACGAAACCCTGTGCTTGTCAACACCTTGAGTCAGTCTGACATGCACTTCCTGTTCTCCAACATTGAGGACATCATGAAGGCAAGCGAGAG GTTCCTCATGGATCTGGAGCACAGGATCGAAGAGTCCATCCTGATCTCAGACGTGTGCGACATCGTTTATTGTCACGCTGTTAAACACTTCCAAGTCTTCATCAGCTATGTTATCAACCAGGCGTACCAGGAGAAGAACTACCGACGGATACT acaAGAAAATACTCTTTTCCGAGAGAATATATCCATTTTGGAGAATCAGCCGAAAGTGAAGGGCCTCTCGTTTACCTCCTTCCTCATCCTCCCTTTCCAGCGAATCACGCGACTCAAACTACTTGTTCAG AATATTCTGAAGAAGGTGGAGGAAAATTCCAAGAGAGAAAAGACTGCAATATTAGCTCATCAGGAGTTGGAaagg ATTGTGAAGGAGTGCAATGAAGGAGTGAGGAAGATGAGTCGCACTGAGGAGCTGATCAGCATCGAGAAAACACTTGAATTCAAGTCGAAG TCAGTGCCGGTGATTTCTCACTCTCGCTGGCTCCTGAAGAAGGGAGAGGTGCAGCAGATGTCTGGGCCCAAGAGCACCAGGACCATGCGCAGCCGCAAGCTCTACCACCCCATATACCTGTTCCTGTTCAATAACCTGCTGCTCATCACCAAACGCAGCTCCAG TGGAGAGAAGTACCAGGTTCTGGACTCCTGCAGTCGCTCCATGCTGAGGACTGAAGACCTGGAGGATCAGGGTCAGATGCTggcctgtgtgtttgtgctgaaacTGCTGGAGAACCAGGAGGACAGAGAAGTCAGCTACATGCTCAAGACTGAAAGCAT AAGTGAAAAAATGCGCTGGATATACGCTTTGACTCCAAACCGCCGTACGAGATTCCTCTCGACCAGCACTCACCAACCAG ATTCTCCACAGGTTCAGTGTATCCAGTCGTactcctctcaggaacctgacGAGCTCTCTGTAGAAATGGCTGATGTGCTGCACATTCTGGAGTGCACCGATGATG GCTGGATGTTGGGTGAAAGGTTGCATGATGGCGAGCGAGGCTGGTTTCCCATCCGTGTGGTGGAGAGGATCATGAACGCAGAAGTTCGGGCTCAGAACCTTAAAGAGTGTCAGCGGATCCAACAGGTTCAGGAAGGAGCACAGGGGGCCAGAGCTGCCTCCAGGGGGCGCCGCCCAGCCAAAAGCCCCCAATACACTCCCACCTGGACTGATTTGTAG
- the LOC109092844 gene encoding ephexin-1 isoform X3, whose translation MYGLDIITITWISLPFGGNWLPGPTSSPKPAVDPASYNRLSPSAANRLPPSPRTHHPPSRSGISLPSNGITVLGGVRSRSPLATPGGWPCRQEMEELSERTTSACTMQDNDIHTTADPDNITLRLVRNGDSPQKMAVENNCRNLNIVKSVDVLYQEYRDTSKQQEIEQRRQRDGLPTAGSGVTAVPALQLQLRNSMHSLSLWQNLEAVKDSGLLKTLEAKEIILQEAMFELVTSEASYYKSLELLETHFLRNPVLVNTLSQSDMHFLFSNIEDIMKASERFLMDLEHRIEESILISDVCDIVYCHAVKHFQVFISYVINQAYQEKNYRRILQENTLFRENISILENQPKVKGLSFTSFLILPFQRITRLKLLVQNILKKVEENSKREKTAILAHQELERIVKECNEGVRKMSRTEELISIEKTLEFKSKSVPVISHSRWLLKKGEVQQMSGPKSTRTMRSRKLYHPIYLFLFNNLLLITKRSSSGEKYQVLDSCSRSMLRTEDLEDQGQMLACVFVLKLLENQEDREVSYMLKTESISEKMRWIYALTPNRRTRFLSTSTHQPDSPQVQCIQSYSSQEPDELSVEMADVLHILECTDDGWMLGERLHDGERGWFPIRVVERIMNAEVRAQNLKECQRIQQVQEGAQGARAASRGRRPAKSPQYTPTWTDL comes from the exons ATGTATGGTCTTGACATTATCACGATCACATGGATATCGCTGCCTTTTGGCGGAAACTGGTTACCAG GCCCCACCTCCTCTCCTAAACCAGCAGTGGACCCTGCCTCCTACAATAGACTCAGCCCCTCTGCAGCGAATCGACTTCCACCCTCTCCCAGAACGCATCA CCCGCCTTCTCGTTCTGGAATCTCGTTGCCGAGCAACGGGATTACTGTGCTGGGAGGAGTTCGCTCTCGGTCTCCGTTAGCGACGCCGGGAGGTTGGCCGTGTAGACAAGAAATGGAAGAGCTGAGTGAACGGACGACAAGTGCCTGCACCATGCAGGACAATGATATTCACACCACTGCAGACCCGGACAACATCACACTCCG actGGTGAGGAATGGTGACAGTCCGCAGAAGATGGCAGTAGAGAATAACTGCCGCAATCTCAACATTGTGAAGAGTGTCG ATGTTTTGTATCAAGAGTACCGCGACACCTCTAAGCAGCAGGAGATCGAGCAGCGTCGACAGAGAGATGGGCTTCCGACTGCAGGGTCAGGGGTCACGGCTGTGCCCGCTTTGCAGCTGCAGCTGAGGAACAGCATGCATTCATTGAGCCTCTGGCAAAACCTGGAGGCTGTGAAAGACAGTGGACTACTGAAGACACTAGAGGCAAAGGAGATCATACTGCAGGAG GCCATGTTTGAACTGGTGACCTCTGAGGCGTCATACTACAAAAGCCTGGAGCTGCTGGAAACCCACTTTCTACGAAACCCTGTGCTTGTCAACACCTTGAGTCAGTCTGACATGCACTTCCTGTTCTCCAACATTGAGGACATCATGAAGGCAAGCGAGAG GTTCCTCATGGATCTGGAGCACAGGATCGAAGAGTCCATCCTGATCTCAGACGTGTGCGACATCGTTTATTGTCACGCTGTTAAACACTTCCAAGTCTTCATCAGCTATGTTATCAACCAGGCGTACCAGGAGAAGAACTACCGACGGATACT acaAGAAAATACTCTTTTCCGAGAGAATATATCCATTTTGGAGAATCAGCCGAAAGTGAAGGGCCTCTCGTTTACCTCCTTCCTCATCCTCCCTTTCCAGCGAATCACGCGACTCAAACTACTTGTTCAG AATATTCTGAAGAAGGTGGAGGAAAATTCCAAGAGAGAAAAGACTGCAATATTAGCTCATCAGGAGTTGGAaagg ATTGTGAAGGAGTGCAATGAAGGAGTGAGGAAGATGAGTCGCACTGAGGAGCTGATCAGCATCGAGAAAACACTTGAATTCAAGTCGAAG TCAGTGCCGGTGATTTCTCACTCTCGCTGGCTCCTGAAGAAGGGAGAGGTGCAGCAGATGTCTGGGCCCAAGAGCACCAGGACCATGCGCAGCCGCAAGCTCTACCACCCCATATACCTGTTCCTGTTCAATAACCTGCTGCTCATCACCAAACGCAGCTCCAG TGGAGAGAAGTACCAGGTTCTGGACTCCTGCAGTCGCTCCATGCTGAGGACTGAAGACCTGGAGGATCAGGGTCAGATGCTggcctgtgtgtttgtgctgaaacTGCTGGAGAACCAGGAGGACAGAGAAGTCAGCTACATGCTCAAGACTGAAAGCAT AAGTGAAAAAATGCGCTGGATATACGCTTTGACTCCAAACCGCCGTACGAGATTCCTCTCGACCAGCACTCACCAACCAG ATTCTCCACAGGTTCAGTGTATCCAGTCGTactcctctcaggaacctgacGAGCTCTCTGTAGAAATGGCTGATGTGCTGCACATTCTGGAGTGCACCGATGATG GCTGGATGTTGGGTGAAAGGTTGCATGATGGCGAGCGAGGCTGGTTTCCCATCCGTGTGGTGGAGAGGATCATGAACGCAGAAGTTCGGGCTCAGAACCTTAAAGAGTGTCAGCGGATCCAACAGGTTCAGGAAGGAGCACAGGGGGCCAGAGCTGCCTCCAGGGGGCGCCGCCCAGCCAAAAGCCCCCAATACACTCCCACCTGGACTGATTTGTAG
- the LOC109092844 gene encoding ephexin-1 isoform X1, which produces MVLTLSRSHGYRCLLAETGYQLMVMTALFRMKWGHKPQVVQTKPVPHLPSEDDDDDDDETLSTRAPIRRNSRFYRSMRKKKLSSSSEQQESPTSSPKPAVDPASYNRLSPSAANRLPPSPRTHHPPSRSGISLPSNGITVLGGVRSRSPLATPGGWPCRQEMEELSERTTSACTMQDNDIHTTADPDNITLRLVRNGDSPQKMAVENNCRNLNIVKSVDVLYQEYRDTSKQQEIEQRRQRDGLPTAGSGVTAVPALQLQLRNSMHSLSLWQNLEAVKDSGLLKTLEAKEIILQEAMFELVTSEASYYKSLELLETHFLRNPVLVNTLSQSDMHFLFSNIEDIMKASERFLMDLEHRIEESILISDVCDIVYCHAVKHFQVFISYVINQAYQEKNYRRILQENTLFRENISILENQPKVKGLSFTSFLILPFQRITRLKLLVQNILKKVEENSKREKTAILAHQELERIVKECNEGVRKMSRTEELISIEKTLEFKSKSVPVISHSRWLLKKGEVQQMSGPKSTRTMRSRKLYHPIYLFLFNNLLLITKRSSSGEKYQVLDSCSRSMLRTEDLEDQGQMLACVFVLKLLENQEDREVSYMLKTESISEKMRWIYALTPNRRTRFLSTSTHQPDSPQVQCIQSYSSQEPDELSVEMADVLHILECTDDGWMLGERLHDGERGWFPIRVVERIMNAEVRAQNLKECQRIQQVQEGAQGARAASRGRRPAKSPQYTPTWTDL; this is translated from the exons ATGGTCTTGACATTATCACGATCACATGGATATCGCTGCCTTTTGGCGGAAACTGGTTACCAG CTGATGGTGATGACAGCCCTGTTCCGAATGAAGTGGGGACATAAACCTCAAGTGGTCCAGACCAAACCTGTGCCCCATCTGCCCAGCGAGGATGATGACGATGACGACGACGAGACGTTGTCCACGAGAGCTCCAATACGCAGGAATTCACGGTTTTACCGTTCAATGAGAAAGAAAAAGTTGTCTTCGTCTTCAGAACAACAAGAAA GCCCCACCTCCTCTCCTAAACCAGCAGTGGACCCTGCCTCCTACAATAGACTCAGCCCCTCTGCAGCGAATCGACTTCCACCCTCTCCCAGAACGCATCA CCCGCCTTCTCGTTCTGGAATCTCGTTGCCGAGCAACGGGATTACTGTGCTGGGAGGAGTTCGCTCTCGGTCTCCGTTAGCGACGCCGGGAGGTTGGCCGTGTAGACAAGAAATGGAAGAGCTGAGTGAACGGACGACAAGTGCCTGCACCATGCAGGACAATGATATTCACACCACTGCAGACCCGGACAACATCACACTCCG actGGTGAGGAATGGTGACAGTCCGCAGAAGATGGCAGTAGAGAATAACTGCCGCAATCTCAACATTGTGAAGAGTGTCG ATGTTTTGTATCAAGAGTACCGCGACACCTCTAAGCAGCAGGAGATCGAGCAGCGTCGACAGAGAGATGGGCTTCCGACTGCAGGGTCAGGGGTCACGGCTGTGCCCGCTTTGCAGCTGCAGCTGAGGAACAGCATGCATTCATTGAGCCTCTGGCAAAACCTGGAGGCTGTGAAAGACAGTGGACTACTGAAGACACTAGAGGCAAAGGAGATCATACTGCAGGAG GCCATGTTTGAACTGGTGACCTCTGAGGCGTCATACTACAAAAGCCTGGAGCTGCTGGAAACCCACTTTCTACGAAACCCTGTGCTTGTCAACACCTTGAGTCAGTCTGACATGCACTTCCTGTTCTCCAACATTGAGGACATCATGAAGGCAAGCGAGAG GTTCCTCATGGATCTGGAGCACAGGATCGAAGAGTCCATCCTGATCTCAGACGTGTGCGACATCGTTTATTGTCACGCTGTTAAACACTTCCAAGTCTTCATCAGCTATGTTATCAACCAGGCGTACCAGGAGAAGAACTACCGACGGATACT acaAGAAAATACTCTTTTCCGAGAGAATATATCCATTTTGGAGAATCAGCCGAAAGTGAAGGGCCTCTCGTTTACCTCCTTCCTCATCCTCCCTTTCCAGCGAATCACGCGACTCAAACTACTTGTTCAG AATATTCTGAAGAAGGTGGAGGAAAATTCCAAGAGAGAAAAGACTGCAATATTAGCTCATCAGGAGTTGGAaagg ATTGTGAAGGAGTGCAATGAAGGAGTGAGGAAGATGAGTCGCACTGAGGAGCTGATCAGCATCGAGAAAACACTTGAATTCAAGTCGAAG TCAGTGCCGGTGATTTCTCACTCTCGCTGGCTCCTGAAGAAGGGAGAGGTGCAGCAGATGTCTGGGCCCAAGAGCACCAGGACCATGCGCAGCCGCAAGCTCTACCACCCCATATACCTGTTCCTGTTCAATAACCTGCTGCTCATCACCAAACGCAGCTCCAG TGGAGAGAAGTACCAGGTTCTGGACTCCTGCAGTCGCTCCATGCTGAGGACTGAAGACCTGGAGGATCAGGGTCAGATGCTggcctgtgtgtttgtgctgaaacTGCTGGAGAACCAGGAGGACAGAGAAGTCAGCTACATGCTCAAGACTGAAAGCAT AAGTGAAAAAATGCGCTGGATATACGCTTTGACTCCAAACCGCCGTACGAGATTCCTCTCGACCAGCACTCACCAACCAG ATTCTCCACAGGTTCAGTGTATCCAGTCGTactcctctcaggaacctgacGAGCTCTCTGTAGAAATGGCTGATGTGCTGCACATTCTGGAGTGCACCGATGATG GCTGGATGTTGGGTGAAAGGTTGCATGATGGCGAGCGAGGCTGGTTTCCCATCCGTGTGGTGGAGAGGATCATGAACGCAGAAGTTCGGGCTCAGAACCTTAAAGAGTGTCAGCGGATCCAACAGGTTCAGGAAGGAGCACAGGGGGCCAGAGCTGCCTCCAGGGGGCGCCGCCCAGCCAAAAGCCCCCAATACACTCCCACCTGGACTGATTTGTAG